A region of Pseudanabaena sp. BC1403 DNA encodes the following proteins:
- a CDS encoding tetratricopeptide repeat protein, whose translation MVTRIFLCNEQTEPEIRDFIREAIADISEGEQYIVTWNCGNIQTLKVGDRAYFKRIGSANQGYFASGTIVPADREYQLKLRSARYRELSEAYDIDSQANNFRVWVAWDACVTFDEPLRTDYLRQLPHFQGMPLEPQTDAGVFREEYVRMLDREWEKQTQKAFRAGKGISLIDVYYRWGLEDIQQGFPQDALESFRQALKLNPNFIKAYLGLGDAHVSLREYAKAVGDYGKAISMRPDKARLAYFKRGEINFLLGQLQQAMADFQASIAIDPNFADAQMSLGNTYFKLKSYEQAIACYSRTMELSPNLDLAAFRRGRSHYILKEFPEALRDFSYAIELQPSNVDAYYYRGLTYSQPDIADETLAGDDLRKAIVLYQTQGKPDKAKKAKEFLETLAIDSLPKARPRSSFAIAASATDPVIDTATEAIATEVPLAMATSIDDRDEESSKLIIETEPIANEVAISKAEEAISDLTEAIEKIMEVEKIVEKIVEVEKIVEVEKIVEVERIVEVEKFVEVEKVVDRVVEKFVDRVVERVVEKPIPFSIEDPSTAEKLAMISVMAQYMRDGWMVRSVDKSQVGYDLECAKDGICEAVVIKSFTSDRESFAISAIEIENARSNKDFVLWVVSGAAENPELRCLRGRELFEQFDLDPLAFAAKVRQSTVQLEFAPVSLEMPQFEQ comes from the coding sequence ATGGTCACAAGAATTTTTCTGTGTAACGAGCAGACAGAGCCAGAGATTCGCGATTTTATTCGTGAAGCGATCGCCGATATCTCTGAGGGGGAGCAGTATATCGTTACGTGGAACTGCGGCAATATTCAAACACTTAAGGTGGGCGATCGCGCTTATTTTAAGCGGATCGGGAGTGCCAATCAGGGCTATTTTGCGTCGGGGACAATAGTTCCTGCCGATCGTGAATATCAACTTAAACTGCGATCGGCGCGGTATCGCGAACTGAGCGAAGCCTATGACATTGACTCACAAGCCAATAACTTTCGTGTATGGGTAGCTTGGGATGCCTGTGTGACCTTTGATGAGCCACTCAGGACAGATTATTTACGGCAGTTGCCCCACTTTCAGGGAATGCCCCTCGAACCACAAACCGATGCGGGAGTATTTCGTGAAGAATATGTGCGGATGCTTGATCGCGAATGGGAGAAACAAACTCAAAAGGCATTTCGAGCTGGCAAGGGGATTAGCTTAATCGATGTGTATTACCGCTGGGGCTTAGAAGATATTCAGCAAGGATTCCCTCAGGATGCGCTGGAATCCTTTCGGCAAGCACTTAAGCTCAATCCTAATTTCATCAAGGCATATCTAGGCTTAGGTGATGCCCATGTAAGTTTACGCGAATATGCTAAAGCCGTAGGTGACTACGGCAAAGCAATATCTATGCGACCCGACAAGGCGCGTTTAGCCTATTTTAAGCGTGGCGAAATTAATTTTTTGTTGGGGCAACTTCAGCAAGCGATGGCAGATTTTCAGGCCTCGATTGCGATCGATCCAAATTTTGCTGATGCTCAAATGTCTCTTGGCAATACATACTTCAAGCTCAAGAGTTACGAACAGGCGATCGCTTGTTATAGTCGCACCATGGAGTTAAGCCCCAACCTTGACCTAGCTGCATTTCGGCGGGGGAGATCACATTACATTCTCAAAGAATTTCCTGAAGCGCTTCGCGATTTTAGCTATGCGATCGAGTTGCAGCCGAGTAATGTTGATGCCTATTACTATCGCGGCTTAACCTATTCTCAACCTGATATTGCTGATGAGACTCTCGCGGGTGATGATTTACGCAAAGCGATCGTCCTATATCAAACTCAGGGTAAACCTGACAAGGCGAAAAAAGCTAAGGAATTTTTAGAAACTCTTGCGATTGATTCTTTGCCTAAGGCAAGACCAAGAAGTAGCTTTGCGATCGCAGCTTCTGCCACAGACCCAGTCATAGATACTGCCACCGAAGCGATAGCTACCGAAGTCCCGCTAGCTATGGCTACGAGTATTGATGATAGGGATGAGGAGTCTAGCAAGCTAATTATTGAGACAGAGCCAATTGCTAATGAGGTCGCCATCTCAAAAGCTGAAGAGGCAATATCGGACTTGACTGAAGCGATCGAAAAGATCATGGAAGTTGAGAAAATTGTCGAAAAAATTGTAGAAGTAGAAAAAATTGTTGAGGTTGAGAAGATTGTTGAAGTAGAAAGAATAGTCGAGGTTGAGAAATTTGTTGAAGTTGAGAAGGTTGTCGATCGCGTAGTTGAGAAGTTTGTTGATCGGGTAGTTGAGAGGGTCGTCGAAAAACCGATTCCCTTCTCTATTGAAGATCCGAGTACTGCGGAAAAACTGGCGATGATCTCAGTGATGGCGCAATATATGCGCGATGGCTGGATGGTGCGATCGGTTGATAAATCTCAGGTTGGGTACGATCTTGAATGTGCCAAAGACGGCATTTGCGAAGCAGTGGTAATTAAAAGCTTCACTAGCGATCGCGAGTCCTTTGCAATTTCTGCGATCGAGATTGAGAATGCCCGTAGCAATAAAGATTTTGTGCTGTGGGTCGTAAGCGGCGCAGCCGAAAATCCTGAATTACGCTGTCTACGCGGACGAGAACTATTCGAGCAATTCGACCTCGATCCTCTAGCCTTCGCCGCCAAAGTTCGGCAGTCAACCGTGCAATTAGAATTTGCACCAGTTTCTCTAGAAATGCCACAATTTGAGCAGTAA
- a CDS encoding homocysteine biosynthesis protein has translation MPQTIADINAKIKAGKAKVLTATELKALVVDIGVTQATKQVDVIVTGTFEPMESSGAVLNLGHTDPPIKIRTCWIDGVPAYAGFGAVDIYLGATQEADPTDEAPQYRGGGHVIADLIAGKTVSFKAIGHPNDCYPRANFETTITKESINQFYLFNPRNLYQNFIVGVNGGEETLYTYLGPLQPRLGNAVYSNPGAISPLWNDPDLQLIGIGTRIFMGGGIGYVAWEGTQHFPLQKRLENRTPIGPAATLALIGDAKQMTSDWVRGCYFRNYGASLMMGVAVPLPVINEEVVARAAVLDEELVAPVIDFSIPRRVRPIFGSVSYAQLKSGKITIAGSTVRTAPLASLHLSEEAAKTLKDWIVKGEFTLTEPVAMLPSDRAFLPQDVRGF, from the coding sequence ATGCCTCAAACGATCGCCGATATTAATGCCAAAATCAAAGCTGGCAAGGCTAAAGTCCTTACTGCTACCGAACTCAAAGCCCTTGTCGTAGATATCGGGGTAACTCAAGCTACTAAGCAAGTAGATGTGATCGTCACAGGTACATTCGAGCCGATGGAGTCCTCGGGGGCTGTGCTCAATTTAGGACATACTGATCCACCGATTAAGATTAGAACTTGCTGGATAGATGGTGTACCAGCCTATGCAGGATTTGGAGCAGTGGATATTTATTTAGGAGCAACTCAAGAAGCTGATCCTACCGATGAAGCACCGCAATATCGTGGCGGTGGTCATGTGATCGCTGATTTGATTGCAGGAAAGACTGTGAGCTTTAAAGCGATCGGACATCCCAATGATTGCTATCCTCGCGCTAATTTTGAAACGACGATTACTAAAGAATCCATTAATCAATTCTATCTATTTAATCCCCGTAATCTCTACCAGAATTTTATTGTCGGGGTCAATGGTGGCGAAGAAACTCTCTATACATATCTGGGCCCACTTCAGCCCCGCTTAGGTAATGCTGTTTATTCTAATCCAGGCGCAATTTCGCCATTGTGGAACGATCCTGATCTGCAATTAATTGGCATTGGTACACGTATCTTTATGGGCGGTGGCATTGGCTATGTGGCATGGGAAGGAACGCAACACTTCCCATTACAAAAGCGGTTAGAGAACCGTACTCCCATTGGACCTGCGGCAACTCTGGCTCTGATTGGCGATGCTAAGCAAATGACTTCTGATTGGGTGCGTGGTTGCTATTTCCGTAATTATGGTGCGTCTTTGATGATGGGAGTTGCTGTACCACTTCCCGTAATTAATGAAGAAGTGGTGGCAAGAGCGGCTGTTTTGGATGAAGAGTTAGTCGCACCTGTAATTGATTTCTCGATTCCGAGACGTGTACGCCCTATTTTTGGGTCTGTTTCCTATGCACAACTCAAGTCTGGCAAAATTACGATCGCAGGTTCAACAGTTCGTACTGCGCCTTTAGCTAGTTTACATTTATCCGAAGAAGCCGCTAAAACGCTGAAGGATTGGATTGTGAAAGGTGAATTTACGCTTACAGAACCTGTAGCAATGTTGCCAAGCGATCGCGCCTTTTTACCGCAAGATGTACGAGGGTTCTAG
- a CDS encoding HindVP family restriction endonuclease, whose protein sequence is MATQAKLFGLDNSNRDFTKVDAWGKNQFNSSFPAALSCYLDHQELAANYIAITNQKFGISLIDITNVFGMKPNGTSVYFAFEAQYTPFQKYIVGTLPRTDLVIQDSSTGQCLRGLEVKLTALPDNTTCNLSDDKFGSEIVVRPDTIVYLAASIVSTSIEIVRQHIESSAVFVENWSDAREVITSITKIISCISDISIDIEKNQSPFLLHPIWKTVGKSPKLAENCLDVFVWSDAAFAWFISQVSKNDNSATQITRQTRTSIWLYKMLLDICINGRCDYKDIIDKLSYNTKNDKAFASAGNVTNPYMSCENLISPRIRKDEIKNIILGGGQNLLSPERRFDAIIFNSPELFS, encoded by the coding sequence ATGGCAACACAAGCGAAGTTATTTGGTCTAGACAATTCAAATCGAGATTTTACTAAGGTAGATGCTTGGGGTAAAAATCAATTTAACTCAAGTTTTCCAGCCGCTTTATCTTGTTATCTCGATCATCAAGAATTGGCTGCTAATTATATAGCAATCACAAATCAAAAATTTGGGATAAGTTTAATTGATATTACCAATGTTTTTGGAATGAAGCCCAATGGAACTAGCGTATATTTTGCATTTGAAGCACAATATACTCCATTTCAAAAATATATTGTTGGCACTTTACCTAGAACTGATTTAGTAATTCAAGATAGTTCGACAGGACAATGTTTACGAGGTTTAGAAGTTAAATTAACTGCATTACCTGATAATACAACTTGCAACTTGAGTGATGATAAATTTGGTTCTGAAATTGTGGTCAGACCAGACACAATAGTATATTTAGCTGCAAGTATAGTCAGCACAAGTATTGAGATAGTTAGACAACATATCGAAAGCAGTGCTGTATTTGTTGAGAATTGGTCAGATGCAAGAGAAGTAATTACTAGCATTACAAAAATTATTAGCTGTATCTCTGATATCAGTATTGATATTGAGAAAAATCAATCGCCGTTCCTTTTACATCCAATTTGGAAGACTGTTGGAAAATCACCAAAGCTTGCCGAGAATTGTCTTGATGTTTTTGTATGGAGTGATGCAGCTTTTGCTTGGTTTATATCACAAGTATCTAAAAATGATAATTCTGCGACTCAAATAACTCGCCAAACGCGAACAAGTATCTGGTTATATAAAATGCTTTTGGATATCTGCATTAATGGCAGATGTGACTATAAAGATATTATTGACAAGCTTTCTTACAATACTAAAAATGATAAAGCTTTTGCATCCGCAGGGAACGTAACGAATCCCTATATGTCATGTGAGAACTTGATATCTCCCAGAATTAGAAAAGACGAAATTAAAAATATTATTTTGGGTGGTGGTCAAAATCTACTTAGTCCAGAACGTAGATTTGATGCAATTATTTTCAATTCGCCAGAGTTATTCTCATGA
- the aroH gene encoding chorismate mutase, which yields MGWRVRGVRGATTVEANTYEALERAVLELMEEIEAQNDIDPREIVSATFSATIDIDVVFPAKIARSRSQWENVPLLDVQQMYVKGSLERCIRVLIHVNTPLEQHQIKHIYLNGARDLRPDLVYAQI from the coding sequence GTGGGTTGGCGTGTACGTGGCGTTCGTGGTGCAACAACAGTTGAGGCAAATACATACGAAGCCCTAGAGAGGGCTGTGTTGGAACTTATGGAGGAGATCGAGGCACAAAATGACATTGATCCGCGCGAAATAGTAAGTGCTACTTTTTCGGCAACAATAGATATTGATGTGGTCTTTCCTGCCAAAATCGCCCGATCGCGATCGCAATGGGAAAATGTCCCGCTTTTAGATGTGCAACAAATGTATGTTAAGGGTAGTTTAGAGCGTTGTATCAGGGTATTAATTCATGTGAATACACCACTTGAGCAACATCAAATCAAGCATATTTACCTAAACGGAGCTAGAGATTTACGTCCTGATCTCGTTTACGCTCAAATTTGA
- a CDS encoding FTR1 family protein codes for MDFSAALPIFAITLREGVEAALVVGIVMAYLKKVDRSSLNPWVFGGIGTGILASFVVGILLNWFLKQVESTDPDQAAFYGQLWQGILGITAIAMLSWMLVWMTENAKALKGEIEGRIGKAIANEKNAGWAVFTLILIAVLREGFEVVIFISAKLQGGLVPILGAIAGLVGAVAIGIALFQFGIRINLKVFFQAMGIFLLLIVGGLVISAIGHLDKAIAAYAELSQASLCFPTDATTGLTSCLLGGLVWDVHEILPDNEFPGILLKALFGFRDRLFFGQAIAYFTFLASAGLLYFQSLSDKPIKSVAKN; via the coding sequence ATGGATTTCAGTGCAGCCTTACCGATTTTTGCGATTACTTTACGCGAAGGTGTTGAAGCCGCCCTTGTGGTGGGCATCGTGATGGCTTATCTCAAAAAAGTCGATCGCAGCTCGCTTAACCCTTGGGTGTTTGGTGGCATTGGTACAGGTATCTTAGCTAGCTTTGTGGTGGGGATATTACTGAATTGGTTTTTAAAACAGGTCGAAAGTACTGACCCAGACCAAGCAGCTTTTTATGGACAATTGTGGCAAGGCATTTTGGGAATCACTGCGATCGCCATGCTGAGTTGGATGTTGGTATGGATGACTGAAAATGCTAAAGCGCTGAAGGGTGAAATCGAGGGGCGAATTGGTAAGGCGATCGCGAATGAAAAGAATGCAGGATGGGCAGTTTTCACGCTGATTCTAATTGCAGTTTTGCGCGAAGGTTTTGAAGTAGTGATTTTTATCTCGGCAAAGCTGCAAGGTGGACTTGTGCCAATTTTGGGTGCGATCGCAGGTTTAGTTGGTGCTGTAGCGATCGGGATTGCACTGTTTCAGTTCGGGATTCGCATCAATCTCAAAGTATTTTTTCAAGCGATGGGGATATTTCTATTACTAATCGTTGGAGGTTTAGTAATCAGCGCGATCGGGCATCTTGACAAAGCCATAGCAGCCTACGCTGAACTCTCGCAAGCTTCGCTTTGTTTCCCAACCGATGCAACAACTGGATTAACTTCTTGTCTTCTAGGTGGTTTAGTTTGGGATGTGCATGAGATTCTTCCTGACAATGAATTCCCTGGAATCTTACTCAAAGCTTTGTTTGGCTTTCGCGATCGCCTATTTTTTGGACAAGCGATCGCTTACTTTACATTCCTAGCCTCTGCGGGACTGCTATATTTCCAAAGCCTTTCAGATAAGCCTATTAAAAGTGTGGCGAAGAATTGA
- a CDS encoding GAF domain-containing protein produces the protein MNLKKINSQEPPIHNRLNVVPFQSSLEDKSLLIAAQAAIQLQTNLLKSSISYAQSINGSLILKTTLKHTLEILTQYSDTAEGSIFLIDEDGAIVESILARSPVNRDLKDSVISKVLDDGLAGWTLRHRQIGLIYDATIDDRWVQLPNQPYDARSALAVPLIYGIDVIGIITLTHPNPNHFDEELAMVMQYSMEIITGIIVNAQLHAKYKLLDLV, from the coding sequence ATGAACCTAAAAAAAATCAACTCACAAGAGCCGCCAATTCACAATCGCTTAAATGTAGTTCCTTTCCAATCGAGTCTGGAAGATAAATCGTTACTAATAGCAGCTCAAGCTGCGATCCAGTTACAAACAAATTTACTAAAAAGCTCAATTTCCTATGCTCAGTCCATAAATGGTAGTCTCATTCTCAAAACTACTCTCAAACATACATTGGAAATTCTTACCCAATATAGTGATACAGCTGAAGGAAGCATCTTTTTGATCGATGAAGATGGAGCGATCGTGGAGAGCATCTTGGCTCGAAGTCCCGTGAATCGGGATCTCAAAGATTCTGTGATTTCTAAAGTGTTAGATGATGGTTTGGCAGGATGGACTTTGCGCCATCGACAGATCGGGCTTATCTATGATGCGACTATCGACGACCGTTGGGTACAATTGCCTAATCAACCATATGACGCTCGCTCAGCTTTGGCCGTCCCTCTAATCTATGGCATCGATGTGATCGGAATTATCACATTGACACACCCTAATCCTAACCATTTCGATGAAGAGCTAGCTATGGTGATGCAATATAGCATGGAAATTATTACAGGAATAATAGTTAACGCTCAATTACACGCAAAGTATAAACTTTTAGATTTAGTTTAA
- the larB gene encoding nickel pincer cofactor biosynthesis protein LarB, with protein MHDNLKQILETVAKGELSPEKALEELKYMHYESVGDFAKIDHHRTLRTGFPEVIFGLGKTPEQIVQIMRVMESKNPLVMATKISSSIYELIQPSLRGLRYYPIAQICCLGESIMKKQGTMTILTAGTADLPIAEEAAVTGELCGFTVKRLWDVGVAGIHRLLSHRDAIADADVIIVVAGMEGALASVVAGLADCPIVAVPTSIGYGASFNGLAPLLTMLNSCATGVGVVNIDNGFGAAMLAGKILRLASDRQDL; from the coding sequence ATGCACGACAACTTAAAGCAAATTCTGGAAACAGTAGCGAAAGGAGAACTTAGTCCAGAGAAAGCTTTAGAAGAATTGAAATATATGCATTATGAATCGGTTGGAGATTTCGCCAAAATCGATCACCATCGCACTTTACGAACAGGATTTCCTGAAGTGATTTTTGGCTTAGGTAAAACACCTGAGCAAATTGTCCAGATTATGCGCGTAATGGAGTCCAAAAATCCCTTGGTAATGGCTACCAAAATCTCATCCTCTATTTATGAACTTATTCAGCCATCTTTACGCGGTTTGCGCTATTACCCGATCGCCCAAATTTGCTGTCTCGGTGAGTCAATCATGAAAAAGCAAGGCACAATGACAATTCTCACCGCAGGAACTGCCGATCTGCCGATCGCAGAGGAAGCGGCTGTCACAGGTGAGCTATGTGGATTTACAGTGAAGCGGCTTTGGGATGTGGGTGTGGCAGGTATCCACCGTTTGCTCAGTCATCGTGATGCGATCGCGGATGCTGATGTGATTATTGTGGTTGCGGGTATGGAAGGGGCTTTGGCAAGTGTGGTTGCAGGTTTGGCAGATTGCCCGATTGTGGCAGTGCCGACGAGTATCGGTTATGGTGCTAGTTTTAATGGGCTTGCGCCTTTGCTGACGATGCTCAATTCCTGTGCCACTGGTGTTGGTGTGGTAAATATCGATAACGGCTTCGGAGCGGCGATGCTGGCAGGAAAAATTTTACGCTTAGCAAGCGATCGGCAAGATCTTTAA
- a CDS encoding DNA cytosine methyltransferase — translation MTTIDLFSGCGGLSLGFQKAGVDILAAIDNWDIALDIYRENFNHPVIQQDLSEEVTSIKIIRKFAPEMIIGGSPCQDFSSAGKRDVNGDRANLTYNFANIVCEIKPKWFVMENVQRITKSPILPQISDQLRRCGYGLSSVVLDASLCHVPQSRSRFFLIGEFGGKQNALVDLFKIDLANKPMTIRDYLGDKLKLQYYYRHPRSYARRGIFSIDEPSPTIRGVNRPIPANYKLHSGDPQDIDISTIRPLSTIERSYLQTFPESFKFFGTKTNLEQMIGNSVPVNLAYFVASTILKYMKQEIDLHNLSHHINPVLENFGNIAISH, via the coding sequence ATTACTACTATTGATTTGTTTAGTGGTTGCGGTGGTCTATCTCTTGGCTTTCAGAAAGCGGGGGTTGATATTTTAGCGGCTATTGACAACTGGGATATTGCGCTGGATATTTACAGGGAAAACTTTAATCACCCAGTTATTCAACAAGATTTATCTGAGGAAGTTACCTCGATTAAAATAATTCGTAAATTTGCACCAGAGATGATCATTGGAGGGTCGCCATGTCAAGATTTTTCGAGTGCTGGAAAACGCGATGTAAATGGTGATCGCGCAAATCTAACTTACAACTTTGCAAATATTGTCTGTGAAATCAAACCTAAATGGTTTGTGATGGAAAATGTTCAGAGAATCACTAAAAGTCCTATTCTTCCGCAAATATCTGACCAGTTAAGAAGATGTGGCTATGGTTTATCTAGTGTTGTTTTAGATGCATCTCTATGTCATGTACCACAATCGCGATCTCGTTTTTTCTTGATTGGTGAATTTGGTGGTAAACAAAATGCTTTAGTAGATTTATTTAAGATTGATTTAGCAAATAAACCGATGACAATTAGAGATTATCTTGGCGATAAGTTGAAGCTACAATACTACTATCGACATCCTAGAAGCTATGCTCGAAGGGGAATTTTTTCGATTGACGAGCCAAGTCCAACTATCAGAGGTGTTAATCGTCCAATACCTGCAAATTATAAATTGCATAGTGGCGATCCACAGGATATTGATATTTCCACAATTAGACCTTTATCAACTATTGAACGTAGTTATCTTCAAACATTCCCAGAATCATTTAAGTTTTTTGGAACTAAAACAAATCTAGAACAAATGATTGGTAATTCTGTACCAGTGAATTTAGCTTATTTTGTGGCTTCTACTATTTTGAAATACATGAAACAAGAAATTGATTTACATAACTTAAGCCATCACATTAATCCAGTTTTAGAAAATTTTGGAAATATAGCCATCTCCCATTAA
- a CDS encoding YbjN domain-containing protein, translating to MKFQTTAQEACYEKVVTWMQEIFSKCPCARQDIPGLGIFMGSALVEVLVFPWDGDDAIINTRSYVVVGAELKPDLMRYLLEENAKMIFGAFGISPDSEILFEHSIVGSTCDMKELEASVKAVMEIADEYDDKIVDRWGGKRALDRIHAGTLSSNGWSP from the coding sequence TTGAAATTTCAAACTACTGCTCAAGAAGCCTGTTATGAAAAAGTAGTAACGTGGATGCAAGAGATATTTAGTAAATGTCCCTGCGCTCGCCAAGATATTCCAGGATTAGGCATATTTATGGGTTCAGCGTTAGTAGAAGTATTGGTTTTTCCTTGGGATGGAGATGATGCAATTATTAATACGCGATCGTATGTGGTAGTTGGTGCAGAATTAAAGCCAGACCTGATGCGATATTTACTTGAAGAAAATGCCAAGATGATTTTTGGAGCCTTTGGCATATCGCCAGACAGTGAAATTCTGTTTGAACATTCAATCGTTGGCTCGACTTGTGACATGAAAGAGCTAGAAGCCTCAGTTAAAGCAGTGATGGAAATTGCTGACGAATATGATGACAAAATTGTCGATCGCTGGGGTGGCAAACGCGCCTTAGATCGTATTCATGCAGGCACATTATCAAGTAATGGCTGGTCACCATAA
- a CDS encoding RNA methyltransferase — MLTSTKNPLVKQLRSLGENAKDRKEQGLFLVEGTHALIEAIATAYPLSVVCCTEKWIAVNPYLYEQIAAIDTIERLEIVSEEVIQAIATTKNPDGAIAAAFMPSRKVAKIKSLGLALETIQDPGNIGAIVRSAVAVGIDGMLVSSDSVDLTNPKIIRATAGQWFRCAMQTSTHIADDIRKLQAQGVKVIATLANAPKTYWDYDFTQPTLILLGNEGNGLSQELIELADETVSIPQSDHVESLNVAICAALLLYEAKRQRS, encoded by the coding sequence TTGCTCACCAGTACAAAAAATCCATTAGTTAAGCAACTGAGATCGCTTGGTGAGAATGCTAAAGATCGGAAAGAGCAAGGACTGTTTTTAGTAGAAGGAACTCATGCCCTAATAGAAGCGATCGCCACAGCTTATCCACTTTCAGTAGTCTGCTGTACCGAAAAATGGATCGCAGTGAATCCCTATTTGTATGAACAGATTGCAGCCATTGATACGATCGAAAGATTAGAAATTGTCTCTGAAGAAGTGATTCAGGCGATCGCTACGACCAAAAATCCTGATGGGGCGATCGCAGCAGCATTTATGCCATCTCGCAAAGTCGCCAAGATCAAGTCATTGGGTTTAGCTTTAGAAACAATTCAAGATCCAGGTAATATTGGAGCGATCGTGCGATCGGCAGTTGCCGTGGGGATTGATGGTATGTTGGTAAGTAGCGATAGTGTCGATTTGACTAATCCCAAAATTATTCGGGCTACCGCAGGACAATGGTTTCGCTGTGCGATGCAAACATCCACACATATCGCCGATGATATTCGCAAATTGCAAGCACAGGGCGTAAAAGTAATCGCCACATTAGCAAATGCACCCAAAACCTATTGGGATTATGACTTTACGCAACCGACTTTGATTTTGCTGGGTAATGAAGGCAATGGACTATCTCAAGAATTAATTGAACTTGCGGATGAAACTGTATCGATTCCACAAAGCGATCACGTAGAATCCTTAAATGTGGCTATTTGTGCGGCATTACTGCTCTATGAAGCAAAACGTCAGCGATCGTAG
- the metK gene encoding methionine adenosyltransferase, translating into MASRFLFTSESVTEGHPDKICDQISDTILDTLLAQDPRSRVAAEVVVNTGLVLITGEITTKANVNYVDIARKKIAEIGYTNADNGFSANSCAVMVALDEQSPDIAQGVNVAHEVRTGAEEEADIEAVGAGDQGIMFGFACDETPEFMPMPIAIAHRLARQLSVVRKNGTLPYLRPDGKTQVTVVYENDKPVAIDTILISTQHDAAIDGISDEAKVQERIKADLWTHVVLPSFADTSVKPNDQTRYLVNPTGKFVIGGPQGDSGLTGRKIIVDTYGGYARHGGGAFSGKDPTKVDRSAAYAARHAAKNIVAAGLASKCELQISYAIGVARPTSMHIDTFGTGKVDEETLLRLVKDHFDLRPAAIIKNFDLQNLPSARKGRFYQDVAAYGHMGRNDLDLPWELLDKVELLKKNA; encoded by the coding sequence TTGGCTAGTCGCTTCTTATTTACATCTGAATCAGTTACGGAAGGTCACCCCGACAAAATTTGTGATCAAATTTCCGATACGATTCTTGATACCTTACTGGCTCAAGATCCACGATCGCGTGTTGCAGCTGAGGTTGTGGTCAACACGGGTTTGGTCTTGATCACGGGGGAAATCACCACCAAAGCGAATGTCAACTACGTCGATATTGCTCGTAAAAAAATTGCAGAAATTGGATATACCAATGCTGATAATGGCTTTTCAGCAAATAGCTGCGCGGTGATGGTAGCCCTTGACGAACAGTCTCCAGACATTGCTCAAGGGGTGAATGTTGCCCATGAAGTCCGCACTGGTGCGGAAGAAGAAGCGGATATCGAAGCCGTAGGTGCTGGCGATCAAGGCATTATGTTTGGGTTTGCTTGCGACGAAACACCCGAGTTTATGCCGATGCCGATCGCGATCGCCCACCGCTTAGCCCGTCAGTTATCAGTGGTTCGTAAAAATGGTACATTGCCATATTTACGTCCTGATGGCAAAACTCAGGTCACTGTAGTTTATGAAAACGATAAACCTGTTGCGATCGACACGATCCTAATTTCGACACAGCATGATGCGGCAATCGATGGCATTAGTGACGAAGCCAAAGTGCAAGAACGCATTAAAGCTGATCTCTGGACACATGTAGTTTTACCAAGCTTTGCCGATACATCAGTCAAGCCTAATGATCAAACCCGCTATTTGGTTAATCCAACAGGTAAGTTTGTGATCGGCGGGCCCCAAGGTGACTCAGGGCTAACGGGGCGTAAAATTATTGTTGATACTTACGGTGGCTATGCTCGTCATGGCGGTGGTGCTTTTTCGGGCAAAGATCCGACAAAGGTCGATCGCAGCGCTGCATATGCTGCTCGTCATGCTGCTAAAAATATTGTGGCAGCAGGTTTGGCTAGCAAATGCGAGTTACAAATTAGTTATGCGATCGGTGTGGCTCGTCCAACCAGTATGCATATCGATACTTTTGGTACGGGTAAGGTTGATGAAGAGACTTTGCTCCGCTTAGTCAAGGATCATTTTGATTTGCGCCCTGCGGCAATTATCAAGAATTTTGATTTGCAAAATTTACCCAGTGCTCGAAAGGGGCGTTTCTATCAAGATGTCGCTGCCTATGGTCACATGGGACGCAATGATTTAGACCTTCCTTGGGAACTTCTAGACAAAGTGGAACTCTTGAAAAAGAACGCTTAA